The Zestosphaera sp. genome includes a window with the following:
- the glmM gene encoding phosphoglucosamine mutase gives MRLFGTDGVRGIVNEDLTPEFVLRLALAIASYFGKGSSILLGRDARAGSDLIHDVVAGALASAGVRVYDAGLTPTPALQYYVSRRGFDGGVMVTASHNPPQYSGIKVVLHDGIEAPREVEEEIERLFSEGRFRRTPWRELSHRRTRLEDVNEFYVRGVLSLIDSDRVRSRGFKVVVDAANNVGALTTPHILRGLGVKTLTVNSDLSPQPFREPEPTQENLGYLVEITKSVGADFAVAHDGDADRSIFIDNLGRYVPGDRSATLLCRHIAVNRRDETPKRVVTAVSSSTIIEEVLRRYGIEVTWVRVGSIVIARTMQSLGAMAGFEENGGFMYTPHQLVRDGGMSAALMLELLSAEGLPLGALHDALPKMHLIKTKVPLRDRGLSDEVISRILQHYSDYRAVTVDGVKVVGSNFWFLVRPSGTEPLLRVFVEAETEALAKEILKNLLGIISEVLG, from the coding sequence ATGAGGCTGTTCGGGACGGACGGCGTCAGAGGGATTGTAAACGAGGACCTGACCCCTGAGTTCGTGCTCAGACTCGCTTTAGCAATAGCGTCTTACTTCGGCAAGGGCTCGTCGATACTGCTCGGGAGGGATGCAAGAGCCGGCAGCGACTTAATTCATGACGTAGTGGCGGGCGCCCTGGCGTCCGCCGGTGTGAGGGTCTACGACGCTGGGTTAACGCCCACCCCAGCGCTTCAATACTACGTGAGTAGAAGGGGGTTCGACGGCGGCGTCATGGTGACGGCATCGCACAACCCGCCGCAGTACAGCGGCATTAAGGTGGTTCTTCACGACGGCATTGAAGCACCTAGGGAGGTGGAGGAGGAGATAGAGAGGCTCTTCAGTGAGGGGAGGTTCAGACGCACTCCTTGGAGGGAATTAAGCCACAGGAGGACGCGCCTGGAAGACGTTAACGAGTTCTACGTCAGGGGGGTTCTAAGCCTGATTGACTCAGATAGAGTAAGGAGCAGAGGGTTCAAGGTGGTGGTTGACGCTGCTAACAACGTCGGCGCCCTCACAACACCCCACATACTGAGGGGCTTGGGGGTTAAGACTTTAACCGTGAACAGTGATTTAAGCCCTCAACCCTTCAGAGAGCCCGAACCAACCCAGGAGAACCTGGGGTATCTCGTCGAAATCACTAAGTCCGTCGGGGCGGACTTCGCAGTAGCTCACGACGGGGACGCCGACAGATCCATATTCATAGACAACCTAGGGCGCTACGTGCCCGGCGACAGGTCGGCGACCCTCCTATGTAGGCATATAGCCGTCAACAGAAGGGATGAGACCCCTAAACGGGTCGTGACTGCGGTGTCTTCCTCCACCATCATCGAGGAGGTTTTGAGGAGGTACGGGATAGAGGTCACGTGGGTAAGGGTCGGCAGTATAGTGATAGCTAGGACCATGCAGAGTTTGGGCGCTATGGCGGGGTTTGAGGAGAACGGGGGCTTCATGTACACGCCACATCAGCTCGTCCGGGACGGCGGGATGTCCGCAGCGTTGATGCTTGAGTTACTCAGTGCTGAGGGACTTCCGCTGGGGGCCCTCCACGACGCGCTCCCGAAGATGCACCTGATCAAGACTAAAGTTCCGCTGAGGGATAGGGGCCTCTCAGACGAAGTGATTTCAAGAATTCTGCAGCACTACAGCGACTACAGGGCAGTGACCGTGGACGGTGTTAAGGTTGTTGGGAGTAACTTCTGGTTCCTAGTCAGACCTTCGGGGACTGAACCACTCCTCAGGGTCTTCGTGGAGGCGGAGACGGAGGCGCTAGCTAAAGAGATTCTTAAGAACCTCCTGGGAATTATTAGTGAGGTATTAGGATGA
- a CDS encoding Trm112 family protein — MRHPLLNLLACPMCKGFPLKLYVVESRVEEKEYSVSKPFCDHYCGRVEKLITDVDSSSLDCSSCVREDVLHGVLVCGKCGRWYPIINGIPFMYPDAKRQHPKVRAKEEEFIKKYKDTLPQEIREMLKL; from the coding sequence ATGAGACACCCCCTGTTGAACCTGCTCGCGTGTCCGATGTGTAAGGGCTTCCCCCTTAAACTTTACGTGGTGGAGTCGAGGGTCGAGGAGAAGGAATACTCCGTCAGCAAGCCCTTCTGCGATCACTACTGCGGGAGGGTTGAGAAGCTCATCACTGATGTGGACTCAAGTTCCCTGGATTGTAGTTCATGCGTTAGGGAGGACGTGCTGCACGGCGTTCTCGTGTGCGGGAAGTGCGGCCGGTGGTACCCGATAATCAACGGGATCCCGTTCATGTATCCGGACGCGAAGAGGCAACATCCTAAAGTGAGGGCTAAGGAGGAGGAGTTCATCAAAAAATACAAGGATACCCTACCTCAGGAAATCCGTGAGATGCTGAAGCTGTGA
- a CDS encoding RuvB-like domain-containing protein: MSGEIREIKTVRPEVTLSIHSHIRGLGLDERREPKPVADGLVGQVDARRAAGVVVDLIRQGRMTGKGILFVGPPGTGKTALAVAIARELGEDTPFVAMDGAEIYSAEVKKTEILMRAVRKAIGVRVREVRKVYEGVVKGVKIGYVKHPFNPYARIPGEAKITLETKDDSVTLSVGEDVTGQLVQLRIRRGDHIWIDAETGVIHKVGRVKGIEEVKQYDIDSTRVEEEMPSGPVRRDKEIVRVFSFNDLDLYVASQRFSITSIFGVELEKEIDEDVRKSVNSMVRKWLEEGKGEIVPGVLFIDDSHLLDLEAYSFLTKVLESEFSPILILATNRGMTKIRGTEIEAPHGIPLDLLDRLLIIPVTPYGREEVKQIILIRADEEEVPLSKEALERLADIGASHSLRYAVQLLRPAHIIAERRNHQEVLPEDVEDASRLFIDTKQSIELIKQFETQFMK, translated from the coding sequence ATGAGCGGTGAGATCAGAGAGATAAAGACCGTGAGGCCTGAGGTAACTTTAAGCATCCACAGTCACATCAGAGGTCTAGGCCTTGATGAGAGGAGGGAGCCCAAGCCCGTGGCCGACGGCCTTGTAGGCCAGGTTGATGCTAGGAGGGCTGCGGGGGTGGTGGTGGACCTGATAAGGCAGGGGAGGATGACGGGTAAAGGGATATTGTTCGTAGGCCCGCCGGGCACTGGGAAAACAGCGCTCGCCGTCGCCATAGCTAGGGAGCTAGGTGAGGACACCCCCTTCGTAGCTATGGACGGGGCTGAGATATACTCTGCCGAGGTTAAGAAGACGGAGATCCTGATGAGGGCGGTGCGTAAGGCCATAGGCGTTAGAGTCAGGGAGGTTAGGAAGGTCTATGAGGGCGTGGTTAAGGGCGTGAAGATAGGCTATGTTAAACACCCCTTCAACCCATATGCCAGAATACCGGGGGAAGCTAAGATAACGTTGGAGACTAAGGATGATTCAGTGACGCTCTCCGTAGGTGAGGACGTAACCGGCCAGCTAGTTCAACTCAGGATTAGGAGGGGTGACCACATATGGATAGATGCGGAGACTGGAGTGATCCATAAGGTCGGAAGGGTTAAAGGTATTGAGGAGGTCAAGCAGTACGACATAGACTCCACCCGCGTGGAGGAGGAGATGCCTTCAGGGCCTGTCAGGAGGGATAAGGAGATAGTTAGGGTGTTCTCATTCAACGATCTAGATCTCTACGTAGCAAGCCAGAGGTTCTCCATAACCTCGATCTTCGGCGTTGAGCTGGAGAAGGAGATAGATGAGGACGTCAGGAAGTCTGTTAACTCAATGGTGAGGAAGTGGCTGGAGGAGGGTAAGGGGGAGATAGTGCCGGGAGTTCTCTTCATAGATGACTCACACCTCCTAGACCTCGAGGCCTACTCATTCCTTACTAAGGTCCTCGAGTCGGAGTTCTCCCCGATATTAATACTCGCTACTAACAGGGGCATGACGAAGATTAGGGGCACTGAGATAGAGGCGCCTCACGGCATACCTCTAGACCTCCTGGACAGGCTTCTGATAATACCGGTCACGCCTTACGGTAGGGAGGAAGTGAAGCAGATAATACTTATTAGGGCTGACGAGGAGGAGGTCCCCCTCAGTAAGGAAGCTCTAGAACGTCTTGCCGACATAGGTGCTTCACACAGCCTCAGATACGCGGTCCAGCTCCTCAGGCCAGCGCACATAATAGCTGAGCGCAGGAATCATCAGGAAGTCCTGCCGGAGGACGTTGAAGACGCCTCAAGACTCTTTATAGACACTAAGCAGAGCATCGAGCTGATAAAACAGTTTGAAACGCAGTTCATGAAGTGA
- a CDS encoding tRNA (guanine(10)-N(2))-dimethyltransferase, with translation MSESCNTLNLPGEWVMGEDFVIIDEGRAKVKIPNPLKYLRPDRVFEPAWAPVFYNPAQVLNRDISVMVLKTLLRTRSFEKPVRVADPFSGTGVRTVRYGVEVPEVDEIYANDIDPNAFKLTLENIRMNGLEGRARAMKGDANAILYLLRSLGISFVLVDVDPYGSPAPYVDAGIWSTRSEGVLAITATDVAPLSGAKHVAGSRRYDARILPSDVGADVGLRVLLAFVARRAAVRDRAALPLFSLHSGHYYRVFVKVLRGASKAAEVLSANVGYLLMCERCGFREFVPEPAEGECVYCGGRLKALGPLWRGGLVDVQFLNELRRGLNEFSYLQTVDRLSNLLEVIGGELTHLPMYNLVALARLYKVNTPPVQRVIGCLTGGGFNASRTHLSPQCIRTDAPHDMLVECLRGS, from the coding sequence GTGTCAGAGTCGTGCAACACGTTGAACCTGCCTGGTGAGTGGGTAATGGGTGAGGATTTCGTGATCATCGATGAGGGCAGAGCTAAAGTTAAGATACCTAATCCGCTTAAATACCTGCGGCCTGACAGGGTGTTCGAGCCTGCGTGGGCCCCCGTCTTCTACAACCCGGCGCAGGTGCTCAACAGGGACATCTCAGTCATGGTTTTGAAGACCTTGCTCAGGACTCGATCCTTCGAGAAGCCCGTCAGAGTCGCCGACCCATTCTCAGGGACCGGCGTGAGGACCGTCAGGTACGGCGTTGAGGTCCCTGAGGTGGATGAGATCTATGCTAACGACATAGACCCCAACGCCTTCAAGCTAACGCTGGAGAACATCCGTATGAACGGCCTGGAGGGTAGGGCTAGAGCAATGAAGGGCGACGCTAACGCCATACTATACCTGCTGAGGTCTCTTGGAATCTCCTTCGTCTTAGTCGACGTAGATCCCTACGGCTCGCCAGCACCCTACGTCGACGCAGGAATCTGGTCCACCAGGAGCGAGGGTGTCTTAGCGATCACCGCCACCGACGTGGCGCCGCTGAGCGGCGCCAAACACGTAGCTGGGTCCCGTAGGTACGACGCCAGAATACTGCCCAGCGACGTCGGTGCTGATGTAGGATTACGTGTGCTCCTAGCGTTTGTGGCGAGGAGGGCTGCGGTGCGTGATAGAGCTGCCCTCCCGCTGTTCTCGCTTCACTCAGGACACTATTACAGGGTCTTCGTAAAGGTGTTGAGGGGGGCTAGCAAAGCCGCTGAGGTGCTCAGCGCGAACGTGGGTTATTTACTCATGTGCGAGCGCTGCGGGTTCAGGGAATTTGTTCCCGAACCTGCTGAGGGTGAGTGCGTGTATTGTGGGGGTCGGCTCAAAGCCCTGGGCCCTCTCTGGCGTGGAGGTTTGGTGGACGTTCAATTCTTAAACGAGTTGAGGAGGGGCCTTAATGAGTTCAGCTACCTTCAGACAGTGGATAGGCTGTCGAACCTCCTAGAGGTCATAGGGGGGGAGTTAACACACCTACCTATGTATAATCTAGTTGCTCTAGCCAGGCTCTACAAGGTAAACACGCCGCCCGTCCAGCGAGTCATAGGCTGCCTGACTGGAGGCGGTTTCAACGCTAGCAGAACGCATTTATCTCCTCAATGTATTAGGACTGACGCACCCCACGATATGTTGGTTGAGTGTTTGAGGGGTTCCTGA
- a CDS encoding Lrp/AsnC family transcriptional regulator — MRLELERRILEVVKQHSRNGVIQSELWSILGVDNREGSRAVLSLMRKGLIRREQVIHKGRKTYVLKYTPEKLEKVNLKVNLNPVIKIPCFTCKELYKCGMGGFFNPYKCNLLTYFILNSSES; from the coding sequence ATGAGGCTGGAACTGGAGCGACGTATACTTGAGGTCGTGAAGCAACATAGCAGGAACGGTGTCATACAGAGCGAGTTGTGGAGCATCCTAGGCGTTGACAACAGGGAAGGCTCTCGAGCCGTCCTCAGTCTAATGAGGAAAGGACTGATAAGGAGGGAGCAGGTAATACATAAAGGCAGGAAGACCTACGTCCTCAAGTACACTCCGGAGAAGCTGGAGAAGGTGAATCTCAAGGTCAACCTAAACCCCGTGATTAAGATACCCTGCTTCACATGCAAAGAGCTTTACAAGTGCGGGATGGGCGGGTTCTTCAACCCATACAAATGTAACTTACTGACGTACTTCATCCTCAACAGCTCTGAGAGTTGA
- a CDS encoding NTPase, which translates to MKVFISGPPGVGKTTVFMRVVDMIRGEGFTVGGFICPEVRDRGRRVGFEIVDLMDGSRGWLARLCGDLEEEPRVGRYCVDVEATASIGVKAVEKAISSADLIAVDEVGPMELAVPPLKTSILKVLSGDKPLMAVIHWRLKSELLRLVRGRWELMEITQLNRSHIHRDIYSKIRITLY; encoded by the coding sequence ATGAAGGTGTTCATAAGCGGCCCTCCCGGCGTGGGCAAGACCACAGTGTTTATGAGGGTTGTCGACATGATTAGGGGTGAGGGGTTCACCGTAGGCGGTTTCATATGCCCTGAAGTCAGGGATCGCGGGCGTAGGGTGGGGTTCGAGATAGTTGACTTGATGGACGGGAGCAGAGGATGGCTGGCCAGGCTATGTGGGGACCTTGAGGAGGAACCGCGTGTAGGTAGGTACTGCGTTGACGTGGAGGCAACCGCCTCCATAGGCGTTAAAGCTGTCGAGAAAGCGATCTCCAGCGCCGACTTAATAGCCGTAGACGAGGTCGGCCCTATGGAGCTGGCGGTGCCGCCCCTCAAGACATCCATACTTAAGGTGCTCAGCGGGGATAAGCCTTTGATGGCGGTGATCCACTGGAGGCTCAAGAGCGAGTTGCTAAGGCTTGTAAGGGGTAGATGGGAGTTAATGGAGATAACGCAACTCAACAGGAGCCACATCCATAGGGACATATATTCCAAGATACGCATTACACTATATTAG
- a CDS encoding helix-turn-helix domain-containing protein, producing MVIMESGTSGKEVFKRLYEGVSQVLDRVKFKYEAISFPVKHRERSIDVVAVSEEHGSLIIRLKNTMQVNKNEAQDLVKSSLALNALPLVVSEMPEVFDNVIVEREGVYIVGLKTLQNIYSGKDELVTLYRKGELYVRVDSESLSRRRSELGYSLTSLSRLLNISRKTLEYYERRGGNVTVEVAEKLAATLGDDVVKTITPTDLRREFVTKASREVVSEDVTTLKTNLRDLLKMGEGSIYEIRKSAPDYIIKDDETLMTVDVTSSRKYGVREILIKTHECVKFSTVTDVGVKIVADDSGKAKVIMDELSSLKRGNVEVIRV from the coding sequence ATGGTAATAATGGAGAGCGGGACCTCAGGAAAGGAAGTGTTTAAGAGGCTGTATGAGGGGGTCAGCCAAGTCCTGGATAGGGTTAAGTTTAAGTACGAGGCAATAAGCTTTCCAGTGAAGCATAGGGAGAGGTCCATAGACGTTGTCGCCGTGAGCGAGGAACACGGTAGCCTCATAATAAGGCTGAAGAACACCATGCAGGTAAATAAGAACGAAGCCCAGGACCTGGTTAAATCCTCTCTAGCGCTGAACGCGCTACCACTCGTGGTTTCGGAGATGCCGGAAGTGTTCGACAACGTGATCGTTGAGAGGGAGGGCGTCTACATAGTCGGTCTGAAAACGCTTCAGAACATATACTCCGGTAAGGACGAGCTGGTGACTCTCTATAGGAAGGGTGAACTATACGTTAGGGTGGATAGTGAGAGTCTCTCCAGGAGAAGGAGTGAGCTGGGGTACTCGCTGACCTCACTCTCAAGACTCCTCAACATATCTAGGAAAACCCTGGAGTACTACGAGAGGAGGGGGGGTAACGTAACTGTAGAGGTGGCGGAAAAACTCGCCGCCACGCTCGGAGACGACGTGGTGAAGACGATAACCCCGACAGACCTACGCAGGGAGTTCGTCACCAAAGCCTCCAGGGAGGTCGTCAGCGAGGACGTAACGACCCTTAAGACGAACCTGAGAGACCTCCTTAAGATGGGGGAGGGCAGTATTTACGAGATAAGGAAGTCAGCACCGGACTACATAATAAAGGATGACGAGACGTTGATGACCGTGGACGTCACAAGCTCCCGCAAGTACGGGGTTAGGGAGATTCTGATTAAGACCCACGAATGCGTGAAGTTCTCCACGGTCACGGACGTGGGGGTTAAGATAGTCGCCGACGACAGTGGTAAGGCTAAGGTGATAATGGACGAGCTCTCCTCACTTAAGCGGGGCAACGTAGAAGTGATTAGGGTGTGA
- a CDS encoding fibrillarin-like rRNA/tRNA 2'-O-methyltransferase, with protein sequence MIEVVNIKPHGKYAGVYLVELEDGSVKLATKNLSPGRRVYGERLYLYEGVEYREWNPYRSKLAGALLKGIEGLVLSPGSKVLYLGAGSGTTPSHVSDLIGEEGSLYAVEFAPRVIRDLLRVCEDRRNMVPILNDARFPQRYSHIVPLVDVLYADVAQPEQAAIVNMNAKYFLRGNGHLYLAIKSRSIDVTKEPDEVYKSEIETLVRGGFDVEDVVHLDPFDKDHAMVLARYKG encoded by the coding sequence GTGATTGAGGTCGTCAATATCAAGCCCCATGGGAAGTACGCCGGCGTCTACTTGGTGGAGCTCGAGGACGGGAGTGTTAAGCTGGCCACTAAGAACCTATCGCCTGGGAGGAGGGTGTATGGAGAGAGGCTCTACCTCTACGAGGGTGTTGAGTACAGGGAGTGGAACCCGTATAGGAGCAAGTTAGCGGGAGCCCTGCTGAAAGGGATAGAGGGCCTAGTGCTCAGCCCCGGCAGTAAAGTACTCTACCTAGGGGCGGGCTCCGGAACCACGCCGAGCCACGTCTCGGATCTGATAGGTGAGGAGGGATCCCTCTACGCCGTCGAATTCGCACCTAGAGTCATAAGAGACCTGCTGAGGGTGTGTGAGGACCGCAGGAACATGGTCCCAATCCTCAACGACGCGCGATTCCCGCAGAGGTACTCACACATAGTGCCCCTGGTAGACGTCCTATACGCGGACGTGGCTCAGCCTGAGCAGGCGGCAATAGTGAACATGAACGCCAAGTACTTCCTGAGGGGGAACGGACACCTCTACCTAGCGATAAAGTCTAGGAGCATCGACGTGACTAAGGAGCCGGACGAAGTCTACAAGAGCGAGATAGAGACGCTTGTTCGCGGTGGATTCGACGTAGAGGACGTGGTTCATCTCGACCCGTTCGACAAGGACCATGCCATGGTGCTGGCGAGGTATAAGGGGTAG
- a CDS encoding C/D box methylation guide ribonucleoprotein complex aNOP56 subunit (functions along with aFIB and aL7a; guides 2'-O-methylation of ribose to specific sites in RNAs), whose amino-acid sequence MLVLKVVALDTLVGSLIGDEEGNVLVKSLSPSTNINELVERALKLEDGEVTEDFIKSLRELVNTYGDQVEVVVTDDGHARAASALNIKATVSPENSALRRLRNTLITTLISEGVVKSEGEWVSFLNQVMIQATRIKLRGFAAKRDLLAIQAIRSIDDIDKTINLFASRMREWYSVHFPELDDLIEDHKLYATVVYEFGSRDGLSVEGLRKLGFSEGKAQRIYDVSRRSMGADLSEVDVERIRDFVGVILNLYDLRDKLSEYLSQVMKEAAPNITELVGPTLGARLLSLAGSLEDLAKMPASTIQVLGAEKALFRALRTGGRPPKHGVLFQHPEIHVAPKWQRGKIARAVATKLAIAAKADYFTGRFVADKLKKDLQDRIAEIKELYAKPPAKPAPAPEKAKRPERPPFRRGRRGRGGR is encoded by the coding sequence GTGCTAGTGTTGAAGGTAGTCGCTCTCGACACGCTTGTAGGATCCTTAATAGGGGATGAGGAGGGCAACGTCCTGGTAAAATCGCTGAGTCCATCAACGAACATCAACGAGCTGGTCGAACGGGCTCTGAAGCTGGAGGACGGCGAGGTCACCGAGGATTTCATCAAGTCTTTGAGGGAGTTGGTGAACACCTACGGTGATCAGGTCGAGGTTGTCGTTACGGATGACGGACACGCTAGGGCTGCGTCCGCCCTCAACATAAAGGCTACTGTAAGTCCTGAGAACAGCGCCCTCCGCAGGCTACGCAACACGCTCATCACCACGCTAATCAGCGAGGGCGTCGTCAAATCCGAGGGTGAGTGGGTCTCATTCCTGAACCAAGTGATGATTCAAGCAACCAGGATCAAGCTCAGAGGGTTCGCCGCCAAGAGGGATCTCCTGGCGATTCAGGCGATAAGGTCCATTGACGACATAGACAAGACGATAAACCTGTTCGCCTCGAGGATGAGGGAGTGGTACAGCGTGCACTTCCCAGAACTCGACGACCTTATAGAGGACCACAAGCTCTACGCCACAGTTGTTTACGAGTTCGGGAGTAGGGACGGCCTCTCCGTCGAGGGGTTGAGGAAGCTTGGCTTCAGCGAGGGCAAGGCTCAGAGAATCTACGACGTCTCGAGGAGGAGCATGGGCGCCGACCTCTCTGAGGTCGATGTTGAGAGAATCAGGGACTTCGTCGGGGTGATCCTCAACCTCTACGACCTCAGGGACAAGCTCTCGGAGTACTTGAGTCAAGTCATGAAGGAAGCGGCCCCCAACATAACGGAGCTCGTCGGTCCTACGTTAGGCGCTAGACTGCTGTCCTTAGCCGGGAGCCTCGAGGACCTCGCCAAGATGCCTGCGAGCACCATCCAGGTTCTAGGCGCTGAGAAGGCCCTCTTCAGGGCCCTCAGGACTGGGGGCAGGCCGCCCAAACATGGCGTGCTCTTCCAGCACCCGGAAATACACGTAGCGCCCAAGTGGCAGAGGGGGAAGATCGCTAGGGCCGTAGCGACGAAGCTCGCGATAGCCGCTAAGGCCGACTACTTCACCGGCAGGTTCGTGGCCGACAAGCTGAAGAAGGACCTGCAGGACAGGATAGCCGAGATCAAGGAACTCTACGCCAAGCCACCTGCCAAGCCAGCGCCCGCGCCGGAGAAGGCTAAGAGACCTGAGAGACCGCCGTTCAGGCGAGGCAGGAGGGGGAGGGGCGGGAGGTGA
- a CDS encoding 30S ribosomal protein S30e: MPTHGSMTKAGKVRGQTPKVERKPKRNFPPRQRNRREYWIRKRKDAGLPVPTVIPPSSIPRKGRGATA, from the coding sequence ATGCCTACACACGGCTCGATGACTAAGGCCGGTAAAGTGAGGGGTCAGACGCCTAAGGTGGAGAGGAAGCCTAAGAGGAACTTCCCGCCCAGGCAGAGGAACAGGCGTGAGTATTGGATCCGGAAGAGGAAGGATGCAGGGCTCCCGGTGCCCACGGTGATACCGCCCTCCTCAATCCCTAGGAAGGGGAGGGGGGCTACAGCGTAG
- the gatD gene encoding Glu-tRNA(Gln) amidotransferase subunit GatD, with protein MDSQINVGDRVRIKKGSIVYEGVVLPKSEFSSTNILVVKLDNGYNVGVDVSGAEIEVLESGVIKFREAEPSRSLVKGGGGLKLTFISTGGTIVSKVDYETGAVRPAITAGELLEAVPEFTSYASELEVVELSRLFSEDMTPEYWSLLSREVGRLIESGVDGVLVAHGTDTMTYTASALAFALSNLPAPVVLVGSQRSSDRPSSDSAINMRASLPVFRDAPFGEVVVCMHGTMSDEYVLVHRGVKVRKMHSSRRDAFQTVNDLPLARVEFPEMRLRIINRAFIRRSRREEFLSRCGFSDKVALLKFYPGMDCDIIDYFVDKGYKALVIEGTGLGHVRNACVDSVARASESGMIVVITTQTVFGRVNLNVYSTGRRLLRAGAVSGHDMLSEVAYVKLSWILGNYPGLERDEYVELFQRDMVHEFNRVHGCETFPRWFHGG; from the coding sequence TTGGACTCGCAGATCAACGTAGGAGATAGGGTGAGAATTAAGAAGGGTTCAATAGTTTATGAGGGGGTAGTCCTCCCTAAGAGTGAGTTCAGCTCGACCAACATACTGGTCGTCAAGCTGGACAACGGATATAACGTGGGCGTCGACGTCAGCGGGGCGGAGATCGAGGTTCTGGAGAGCGGTGTGATAAAGTTCCGGGAGGCTGAGCCGTCCAGAAGCCTCGTCAAGGGTGGGGGAGGCCTTAAGCTGACGTTCATCAGCACTGGAGGAACTATAGTCAGCAAGGTTGACTACGAGACCGGGGCGGTGAGGCCAGCTATAACTGCAGGGGAGTTGCTTGAGGCGGTTCCGGAATTCACTTCCTACGCGTCGGAGCTGGAGGTGGTTGAACTCAGCAGGCTCTTCAGCGAGGACATGACTCCAGAGTATTGGAGCCTGCTGAGTCGTGAGGTGGGCAGACTCATCGAGTCCGGTGTGGATGGGGTGCTGGTAGCCCACGGGACTGACACAATGACGTACACCGCGTCCGCGCTGGCGTTCGCTCTGTCGAACCTACCGGCCCCTGTAGTCCTGGTGGGGTCGCAGAGGAGTAGTGACAGGCCGAGCTCTGACTCAGCCATAAACATGAGGGCATCCCTCCCGGTCTTCAGAGACGCGCCCTTCGGCGAGGTTGTCGTGTGCATGCATGGAACCATGTCGGATGAATATGTCCTGGTGCACAGGGGTGTTAAGGTTAGGAAGATGCACTCGAGCAGGAGGGATGCCTTCCAGACTGTGAACGACTTGCCGCTGGCTAGGGTGGAGTTCCCTGAGATGAGGTTGAGGATTATTAACAGGGCCTTCATCCGCAGGAGTCGCAGGGAGGAGTTCCTGAGTAGGTGTGGCTTCAGCGATAAGGTTGCACTGCTTAAGTTCTACCCTGGAATGGATTGCGATATCATAGACTACTTTGTTGACAAAGGCTACAAGGCCCTAGTGATTGAGGGGACGGGTCTGGGGCACGTGAGGAACGCATGCGTCGATAGCGTGGCGAGGGCTTCGGAGTCAGGCATGATCGTAGTGATAACGACGCAGACCGTGTTCGGCAGGGTTAACCTGAACGTCTACAGCACTGGGAGGAGATTGCTTAGAGCAGGCGCCGTGTCGGGGCATGATATGTTGAGCGAGGTCGCGTACGTCAAGCTCTCATGGATCTTAGGCAACTACCCAGGTCTTGAGAGGGATGAGTACGTGGAACTGTTTCAGAGGGACATGGTGCACGAGTTCAATCGAGTACACGGGTGTGAGACCTTCCCGAGGTGGTTCCACGGTGGTTGA